The DNA segment GGATACATATTAACTGTATTATTATTAAGTAATATACATAGTAAAGGTAATTATAACAGAATCATGTATTGTGGAGGGAAATATTCTAGGTCACAAGATGAAGTCTCCTCTTAATTGCCACTTCTCTAATGAAGACAAAGATAATTATTCAAACTTCTTGGCAGAGCGGCAGGGAGCAAACCCCTCGGTCAGCCTGGCTGACACCCTGTAGGTACCCTAACCCTCTGTTGTCCTACAGCCGCTCTCCAGAGCGCCCACCCACGGCTTTGGGGGACAGACCCACGGTGCTTGAGGGGCGCCCGGAGCTCGGGTCACAGCGCGGGCAGCCCGGGATCAGCCGCTGGGCAAGTCCACAGCAGGAGGGGCTGGCCCGGTGGGGCGCACGGCGGGGACGGGGATGGACGGTGCCCGCGGCCCGGCGCCGGGGCATGGGGAGCTCCGGCCGCATGTGCGAGgacagccccccccgccccccgccgcctcccaCCGCCGGGGCTCCGCACGCCGCGGCCCCGATCTCGGCGCGGGCAGCGCCCCCGGCGGGTCCCCCCCCCTTACCTTCCTGCCCGGAggcgccgccgcccggcgcCGCGAGCAGCGCCAGCAGCGCCCAGGGCAGCAGCGCCGCCGGCGGCACCATGGGAGCGGCCTcccggcccgggccccgctGCCTGCGGGACGGACGCGCCTCGGCGGCAGCCGGctctgcggggctgggggctgccgaGCCTGTGCCACGCACCAGccccgcccggcggcgggcggaggAAGCGGGGGCGGCGGctcctcccccggccccgcaggaGGGGCAGCGGCTGGGCCGGTCGGGGGGACGCGGGGCTCGAGGCTTGGGCAGCGGAGCGGCTGGGCCGTGATCCCGGCGCTGCGGGACCTTCACCGGGACCGTGGAGTGCAGCACGCCCTGCGACCGGGGagctgcggggccggggggctgcagccacagccgGGGGACACCGGGGGGTGCGGCGGCAGAAACACGCCTTGGGCAAACGGGCGCTGTGTAGGGGCAGGGGGCTCACCTTCTGCCCGGCTTTAGTCGGCGCTGGGCTGCATCGGGTTGACACGGTCATTAAGtgtgaaaaaaccaaaacaaatgggTTCTGCACAGCTCTGGAAACTGGAAGCCCTTACGAAACACCTCCGTCCCACCTGCCATCTCACCTCATAGCTTTCCTCAGCAAACCCAAAATCTGCTGCAGTCTTGTTTCCTATACTAACTTTTTCTGTGACCATATATGCATCTTAAAGCCTTACATTGTTCTCTTTGTCCTTGTGCTGGGTTTTCTTGCTCTAGCCCTGATGAGTTACGCATGCATCTTTTTCTAGTTTATTCTCCATAACTTTGAGCACAGGCAGAACAAACCTGTCTCATAAAATTGCACTGTGTTTTTTGTTcgtttggggttttggggggttttgtttgtttgtttgtttttttaaattgggtTTAGGGTCATTTTTATACTGCAGTAAGACTTAGATGCAGGGAAACCCTCTGAGCCTGCCCAACACCAGCTGAGGAGCTACCACGGGCACACCTTACCTGAGGCCTTGAGCAACACATTATCTCTACTGAAGCAAATACCTAGAAGTGACAGTGCCATTTTTAGGCACTGTGTATAAATAAACCCAACTTCCATCACTGAAAGCAACATTAAGAGATTACTTATTTTGCCTCTTGTAAGGTGTGAACAGTAATGTTTACCTGTCTGCAAAGAGCTCGGAGAATCACAGAGGCTGTAGAAATGTTACATACTGTTCTGTAAGACATTAAGTAGATGGAAAGCTACACTGCAGTATACTACCAAAGCCATCACTGAAAGAGGCGCCAAGTCCTCAGCCACACTTGGGCCTGGCCCATGGAGCACACGTTACAACAGGAAGGTAAGGTGtcagggagaaagcagcagtgctgggtaGTTTAGCAGAGGCATAAAAAGTGAAGGATGCATGCCAAGCGATGGTGTGGCATGTACGTTGAGATAAGAAAGAAAGACACTGTCAATGCAATATGTATAGCTTAGCTGCACTGGGACTATGGAATACACAGCCAGAAACATACATACAGGGCATCATCAAAGCACTGGGATAACATAGAAGCCTCCCTCAGTGCAGAGctcagttttaataaaaaagatggCTGTGTAAAATTCTAAGGTCCAagactgctgttttctgtaaacCACCCCTTTAACATAAATTACAGATGTTACAGAACTCAGATTATCAAAATAAAACGAAGAAAGTATGATCttagaggagaaaaacataAGCACGTTAGAAGAGCCACACTGTAGCTAGCTAATATCCTCCACGCTTCACAACAGTATCCTGGCAAAGAACTACTGTTACTATTTGTTCACTGAGAATATTCTTTAATGTGTTCAAAGCACCTTTGTTTCTGCTCCCACTCCCCAGATTAGGAATTCCCTCATAATTACCAGGCAGAGTAGTCGTCATGCTCAAAAGATGCACTACAGGCAACAATCCAAGGAAATACTAGTTTTCCCTAAGATGGTGACTCCAGGCAGCTTCTGTCTGCAAAGCTGCCAgtttccttaaataaaaaaaaaaaaagaaaacagacttttaCTTTAGATTTCTTCAGTACTTTGCAGGCCTGGACAAAGCCCCTGATAAATCTTTAGCAGCCTCAAGATTCTAAGCCAGAAGCCACAGCAAGAGTGTTCAGCTCCTCACCATCAGACCGAGGTCTGACTCAAcctagaatttaaaaaattgcaagTTTCTCATTTTAATGAAGTTAGGTCTCTCCATTCTAAAATAAAGGGGGGGTTGCATGCTGGAAATCATGAATGCATCATTGTTTATACTGCTGGACTCAGACTGGCCCTATTTGACAGCTCTGTTTACATTCTGCAGCTATGCCAACCCAGCAAGCAtatttcccacccccccaccccgtttCTGTTTGTACTGCTTTGTGCACTCTGGCTGGAGTCAGCTGCCTGTCTTTTTAAACAGAGCCAGCTGCCAATGCAGATGTTCCAAGGAGTACGTGCAACACGTGCTCCAAGCAACGCAGCAACTTCCTAAAACCAGGAAGGCTCAGAGCTCCGTTTTTAAAGCAGCCTCAAAAGGCACCAGGCCTGGCGAGAACTGACAGGAGCAAGGGGCAGGGTGCCAGCCCCGCTCCTCCAGGCTGCAGGGCCCCCGGCCCGCAGCAGTCCCCGGCCCGCAGCAGCCAGCTCGCCTGCGGGAGGTAGTTAAGAAAGTGTCTCGCCTGCTCCCCTCACTGGCTCTACCTGGCCAGGAGTGTCACGCTTCCTCTTCACGCACAGTGTTTCTGTGTGGCTTGTTACTATCCTCCAAGAGCCGCCCTGGAGCACAGAACTTTCCGTGGCCCGATGTGCGCGTGTAACCCCATCCCGAGGTGTGCTGCTCTATTTACTGCGCAGGGGAACGAAGTTAGACAGAACACAACCCGCCTTCCCGCACCGGGCGCTGCTGCGGTGACGGGAGTCGACTGCCGCTGGCCTGAGGGAAAGCTCCAGGCCCCAGCCAGCCGGGCAGGAGAGCCCAGAGCCCAgagcccagccctgtgctgaaAAGGGGCTGGCGCCGCGGGCTGCCGCCCCGCCTCGGCCGGCAGCGGGGCAGCAGGgcgccggggggccggggcccgctcggcagcggcggcggggcgggccggggctcCCCGCCAGGCACCTCCTCAGGGGCGGTGCGAGCGGGCTGTCGCAAAGCGCCGCAAAGCGCGGCGGAGCTGCCGCACGGCGCGGCGCTTCCGCGATGATGGCGCCGTGAGGGTCGCTGCGCCGGGGCGGGatcggggccggggccggggccgggggccgggggcgggcctCCCGCGCCGCCCCCCATGTGGCTGCAGCAGCGGCTGaaggggctgccggggctgctctccagcagctgggcgcggcggctgctgctgctgctggcgctgctgcTGGCGGCCTGCTGGTACCtgggggcgggccgggcgcggcggggcacgggggggggggccgggcggggggccgagccccgcggcgccgccgcccTCTGCCTGCAGGCGGCCACGGGCGCCTGGCGGGCGCAGGCCGAGCGCGGCGATGCGCTGCCGCTGCCCGAGGATgcggccgggggcggcgcggggccggcgctgGCGGGTAACGGCTTCCTGCTGCTGGACGCGGCCGCCGGCCGCCTCTGGGTGtcggcggcgggggcgggcggcccggcgctGGCCACCGAGTACCCGGCGCTGGTGCGGCTGAGGGCGCTGGGCGGGCGCGGCGAGGCGCGGGCGGCGCTGGCGGCGCTGCGGGACGGCGCCGTGTGGCGGGTGCGCTGCGTGCAGacgggggccggggcgggcgccgGCGAGTGCGTGACGGTGCGGGAGGAGGTGGTGGCGCACCGCAGCCGGCCGCACCTTTACCTGCAGCGCATCCGCATCGCCAACCCCACCGAGCGCGTGGCTGCCTTCGAGGCctcggccccggcccctgccgTCTCGCCGGGCGGCCGCTTTGCCACCAGCCTGGAGAAGGTGGAGGACCGGCAGTTCCTGCTCTCCTCCGGCCGCCTGCTGCTGGCCGGCAGCCCCAAGGTGGTGCTCATGGTGGTGGCTGCCAAGAAGCTCGTGAGCCGGGTGCAGGTCGCGCCCAAATCCCACTTCGATGAGACCGTGCTCTCTGTGGTGTACACCTCGGAGCCCATCGAGGTCTCTCGGCTGGAGGAGACCTTCAGCAAGCTGAGGGAGTCGGCCAGGAAGGAGATGCTGGAGGTGATGCAGATGCGGGTGGAAGATCTCTTCCAGGAGCACCAACAGACCTGGTCTGACCTCTTCATTTCAGGTAAGGAAGGTGACGTTCCGCTTCCCGAGGGTTGCATTAGAGGGCAGCAGAAAGCTCGGTGTCCTGGCCACTGCAGGGTCTCCGGAGACTCCACTCTTCCCCACGGATTTCTCTTGGCTTCTTGCAGGACAATAAAACAGCGCTCCTGGTTTGAAACCCAGCATGCTTTACGAAAGCAGAGTATTCTTTACTGCATAAAGAAAGTGACAGAGGAATGTTTTGAATCGTAACTCTGGATGTGTTCACTTTCATGTCTTCAGGAACTTCACTGATTTGCCCAGCTTATTGGCTCTGGGGTGGAAATAGAGGTGACCTCTAGTGACAGTATAAAAGCCAGATTTCTTTATGGAACTTAAGGACTGTTCCACATGGATGCTTTGTCTTAAGATTTGAATGGCCTTGTGCAACAGATCAGCTGCCCAAGTAATGTAGAACTTGATATTTTGTAGCCAGCAAAAAGACAGATGTTCCTTTGAGAGATCGTTCTTGCAGGGTCATGGTCACTGCTCCATACGGCTCCTGTATATCAAACTGCCTTTAGTGGGAGCCTGGCTTTCACACTCCCAAGTAGCAGAGAGCGTCcaagaaaatacaaggaaacaTTTCACTTCAGTGTTTCATAGGCAAAGGTTTCTTAGATGTTACAAAAAGCGCCTGTGTATTGAGCGACGACGTGCACGTTTGgtcttctttttctcctagTTAGTCATTCATGTGTGCTCCTCTGACTcttggtggttttcttttgttacagGGATTGAAATGAGAAAGATCACAGATTTGCATACACCGTCCAGTGAGACCGTTAACATGACGCTCTACTACGTGCTGTCAAGCATGCCAGCCCCTCTGCTAGATCCACTCATTACTGGggaggacagagaaaaaatgGAAGCCAGCCTGAACTATGCTGACCACTGCTTCAGTGGCCACGCAACCATGCACGCAGAGAACCTGTGGCCAGCAAAGCTGACCAGTGTCACCCAGATCTTGCAGCTCTCAGACCTGTGGAAGCTAACTCTCCAGAAACGAGGATGCAAGGGTCTTGTGGCAGCTGGAGTCCATGGACTTATGCAGGGAATGGTGCTTAGTTTTGGGGGTCTGCAGTTCACGGAAAACCATCTTCAGTTTCAGGCTGACCCTGAGGTACTTCACAACAGCTATTCCTTACGTGGGATCCATTACAATAAGGACTTGATTAATCTAGCTGTTCTGCTGGATGCTGAAGGAAAGCCCTTCTTGCATGTGTCTGTGAAATTCCAAGACAAGCCAGTTAAACTATACGCATGTGAGGCGGGCTGTATGAATGAGCCTGTGGAGCTGACCTCAGAGGCACGAGGTCATACGTTCCCTGTCATGGTGACTCAACCCATCACACCACTGCTTTATATATCAACAGATTTGATCCACTTGCAGGACCTGAGACACACGCTCCATCTAAAATCTATTCTGGCTCATGAGGAACACATGGCCAAGCAATACCCAGGCTTACCCTTCCTGTTCTGGTTCAGCGT comes from the Falco rusticolus isolate bFalRus1 chromosome 3, bFalRus1.pri, whole genome shotgun sequence genome and includes:
- the KIAA2013 gene encoding uncharacterized protein KIAA2013 homolog isoform X1, whose protein sequence is MWLQQRLKGLPGLLSSSWARRLLLLLALLLAACWYLGAGRARRGTGGGAGRGAEPRGAAALCLQAATGAWRAQAERGDALPLPEDAAGGGAGPALAGNGFLLLDAAAGRLWVSAAGAGGPALATEYPALVRLRALGGRGEARAALAALRDGAVWRVRCVQTGAGAGAGECVTVREEVVAHRSRPHLYLQRIRIANPTERVAAFEASAPAPAVSPGGRFATSLEKVEDRQFLLSSGRLLLAGSPKVVLMVVAAKKLVSRVQVAPKSHFDETVLSVVYTSEPIEVSRLEETFSKLRESARKEMLEVMQMRVEDLFQEHQQTWSDLFISGIEMRKITDLHTPSSETVNMTLYYVLSSMPAPLLDPLITGEDREKMEASLNYADHCFSGHATMHAENLWPAKLTSVTQILQLSDLWKLTLQKRGCKGLVAAGVHGLMQGMVLSFGGLQFTENHLQFQADPEVLHNSYSLRGIHYNKDLINLAVLLDAEGKPFLHVSVKFQDKPVKLYACEAGCMNEPVELTSEARGHTFPVMVTQPITPLLYISTDLIHLQDLRHTLHLKSILAHEEHMAKQYPGLPFLFWFSVASLITLFHLFLFKLIYNEYCGPGAKPLFRSKV